One Verrucomicrobiota bacterium genomic region harbors:
- a CDS encoding PilT/PilU family type 4a pilus ATPase: MPEHDLARWLQDMVARNASDLYVKAFAPPHLRIDGAITPLGGPALTPEQTEAIARSIMQEDEWQAFAQQNELDLALQVEGLGRFRVNAYRQQGCVSLVARSIRQQVPSFEELHLPADVLRRLCREERGLVLLTGIAGSGKSTTIAAMIAEINRTQRKHIVTIEDPVEYVFPDGLSIISQREIGLDTHSFHDALRHVIRQSPDVIFIGEMRDLETMASAIMAAETGHLVLSTLHTLDAVQTVERIINYFPPYQHPQVRMQLSLVLKGVIAQRLLVRADGSGRIPACEVMLATPLIRKILHEGRTAELLEPIHRGTADGMCTFNQALLALIQSGAVTPDEGRKYADNVEELDLALRGIYSGVDTHTPRR; the protein is encoded by the coding sequence ATGCCGGAACACGACCTCGCCCGCTGGCTCCAGGACATGGTCGCCCGCAACGCCTCGGACCTCTACGTCAAGGCGTTCGCCCCGCCCCACCTGCGCATCGACGGCGCGATCACCCCGCTCGGCGGCCCGGCGCTCACGCCCGAGCAGACCGAGGCGATTGCCCGCTCGATCATGCAGGAGGACGAGTGGCAGGCCTTCGCGCAGCAGAACGAGCTGGACCTCGCCCTCCAGGTCGAAGGTTTGGGCCGTTTCCGCGTCAACGCGTACCGCCAGCAGGGCTGCGTCTCCCTCGTGGCCCGCTCGATCAGGCAGCAGGTGCCGTCGTTCGAGGAACTCCACCTGCCGGCTGACGTCCTGCGCCGTCTGTGCCGCGAGGAGCGCGGGCTGGTGCTGCTGACGGGCATCGCGGGCAGCGGCAAGTCCACCACGATCGCCGCCATGATTGCCGAGATCAACCGCACGCAGCGCAAGCACATCGTCACCATCGAAGACCCCGTCGAGTACGTCTTCCCCGACGGCCTCTCCATCATCAGCCAGCGCGAGATCGGCCTTGACACCCACAGCTTCCACGACGCGCTCCGCCACGTGATCCGCCAGAGCCCCGACGTGATCTTCATCGGCGAGATGCGCGACCTCGAGACGATGGCCAGCGCCATCATGGCCGCCGAGACCGGCCACCTCGTGCTCTCGACGCTCCACACGCTGGACGCCGTCCAGACCGTCGAGCGCATCATCAACTACTTCCCGCCCTACCAGCACCCGCAGGTGCGCATGCAGCTCTCGCTCGTGCTCAAGGGCGTCATCGCTCAGCGCCTGCTCGTGCGCGCCGATGGCTCGGGCCGCATCCCGGCCTGCGAGGTAATGCTCGCCACGCCGCTGATCCGGAAAATCCTCCACGAGGGCCGGACCGCCGAGCTGCTCGAACCGATCCACAGGGGCACGGCCGACGGCATGTGCACGTTCAACCAGGCACTCCTCGCCCTGATCCAGAGCGGCGCGGTCACCCCGGACGAGGGACGCAAGTACGCCGACAACGTCGAGGAGCTCGACCTCGCGCTCCGCGGCATCTACTCGGGCGTTGATACACATACGCCAAGACGATAG